The following are encoded together in the Pectinophora gossypiella chromosome 14, ilPecGoss1.1, whole genome shotgun sequence genome:
- the LOC126372827 gene encoding probable small nuclear ribonucleoprotein E, whose translation MAYKGPPKVQKVMVQPINLIFRYLQNRSRVQIWLYENVNLRIEGHIVGFDEYMNIVLDDAEEVHMKTKNRKQIGRIMLKGDNITLIQNVNPNANV comes from the coding sequence ATGGCATACAAAGGCCCACCGAAAGTGCAGAAGGTGATGGTGCAACCCATCAACCTGATTTTTAGGTATTTGCAAAATAGAAGCAGAGTGCAAATATGGTTGTATGAAAACGTGAATTTGAGGATCGAGGGACACATCGTAGGCTTCGACGAATACATGAACATTGTGCTAGACGACGCCGAGGAGGTTCACATGAAGACCAAAAACAGGAAGCAGATCGGGCGGATCATGTTGAAAGGAGATAATATAACGCTCATCCAAAACGTTAACCCGAACGCTAACGTGTAA